In bacterium, the sequence TGATCCACATGCGCATGGCCGCCCAGGAATGGGGCCTTTGGCTGCCCCACATGCCGGAGGAGTATGGAGGCATGGGACTCGGGCACGTGGCGATGGCCAGCGTTTCGGCCGAAGCAGGAAAGACGCGCTTTGGCCCCTTCGCGTTGAACGCCCAGGCTCCCGACGAGGGCAATATGCACACGCTCCTCCACTTCGCCACGCCGGAGCAGATCGAAAAATACTTGAAGCCGCTATGCAAGGGCGTCGCTCGCTCCTGCTTTGCCATGACCGAACCCTCTGTCGCGGGTTCTGATCCGACCTTGATTCAGACCAAGGCCGTCGAGAAAGACGACCACTGGCTGATCAACGGTCACAAGTGGTTCATCTCGGGCGCCACCGGCGCTCAGTTCGCCATCCTGATCGCGCGCACGGAAGACGATCCGGAAATTCGCCAGGCCTGCAACAGCGCCTTTCTCGTCGACATCCCGTCCGAGGGTTGGGACATCCTGCGCGATGTGGAAACCATGAGTGGCGGCCACAACCACTGCGAAATCCGCATCACCAATCTGAAGGTTCCCAAGCAGAACATGCTAGGCGGCCGGGGCCAGGGACATCGCCTTGGGCAGGCTCGACTCGGACCGGCACGGCTTGCGCACTG encodes:
- a CDS encoding acyl-CoA dehydrogenase encodes the protein MAIDFTFPEDVQIAVDHVRKFLDDIVRPSEKKIAAHKDSREVLVKEVIHMRMAAQEWGLWLPHMPEEYGGMGLGHVAMASVSAEAGKTRFGPFALNAQAPDEGNMHTLLHFATPEQIEKYLKPLCKGVARSCFAMTEPSVAGSDPTLIQTKAVEKDDHWLINGHKWFISGATGAQFAILIARTEDDPEIRQACNSAFLVDIPSEGWDILRDVETMSGGHNHCEIRITNLKVPKQNMLGGRGQGHRLGQARLGPARLAHCMRWIGQAEIALNMTIERSLERYAHGSLLAEKQGIQWMIADSTMELYQSKLMVLHAAYKIDAGQDFKSEVSMAKHFVANSLGRIIDRAIQVHGALGYSKDTPLADMATNARWARFADGADEVHQWRIAERAIEAYSKTGSVSSAAGDLPL